The DNA sequence TGCGAACAGGATCGACGACGCGGATGCCGGTACCGAGACCAAGGGCCGGATGAGCTCCGACGAGCGACGCGAGCAGATCGTCGAAGCCGCGATCGCCGTGTTCGGAGCCAAGGGATATGTGGGCACCACGACCGACGACGTCGCCCGTGCGGCATCCGTCTCCCAGCCGTATGTCGTGCGGCTGTTCGGCACGAAGGAGAACCTGTTCCTCGCGGCTCTCGGCAGCGCGCTCGATCGTCTTCTCGCCGCCTTCCGCAGCGCGCCGGCCGTCTCGGACCCGCACGCGCGCGGCGAGCTGATGGGGCAGACCTACCTGAACCTGCTCGAGGTGCGCGGTCTGCACCAGATCCTTTCCCAGGCGTTCCTGCTCGGCGCGCACCCGGTCATCGGGCCCGCCGCCCGCGGCGGCTTCGCCCAGGTGTGGCACTTCCTGCGCGATGAGGCGGGGTTCTCTCCGGAAGACGCGCAGAAGTTCCTCGCGACGGGCATGCTCATCAACACGATGGTGGGCCTGCGCATGACAGAGGAGTACGGCAGGGATGCCGGCATGACCGAGCTGTTCGACGAGTGCTTCCCCGTCAGCATCCAGATGGTGCTCGACGAGGCACCGCGCGTCGATGAGCCCTGGTGAGCGCCCGCATCGCCGCGAGCGCCCCGGGTAGGCTGAGGACGTGAGCATGGAGATCGAGATCGGTCGCGCG is a window from the Microbacterium lacus genome containing:
- a CDS encoding TetR/AcrR family transcriptional regulator, with product MGANRIDDADAGTETKGRMSSDERREQIVEAAIAVFGAKGYVGTTTDDVARAASVSQPYVVRLFGTKENLFLAALGSALDRLLAAFRSAPAVSDPHARGELMGQTYLNLLEVRGLHQILSQAFLLGAHPVIGPAARGGFAQVWHFLRDEAGFSPEDAQKFLATGMLINTMVGLRMTEEYGRDAGMTELFDECFPVSIQMVLDEAPRVDEPW